A genome region from Bradyrhizobium commune includes the following:
- a CDS encoding ABC transporter substrate-binding protein yields the protein MPARQFDFVRGAAALIAVLGAASVALAGNYDTGATDTTIKLGQTMPYSGPASAYSAIGRAEIAYFKMLNEKGGINGRKVELLSMDDAYSPAKTVEQVRRLAESDEVFAMFSMLGTGPNIAAQKYLNAKKIPQLFPSSGASRWNDPQHFPWTTGSQPTYRTEGRLYAKWILANKPDAKIAVITPDEDPGRDYLAGFKQGLGEHVSQIVSEAVYETTDPTVDSQIVKFKAAGADVLFNECTPKFAAQAIKKAAELGWKPQIILPAVSNSVGSVLVPAGLENSVGIVTGAFQKDPGDPRWADDPGMKAWREWMKTYNSGADPADIFNVTGYTMAQMMELVLQRAGNDLTRANLMKQAQSFRDVELPMLLPGIKLNTSAEQVTPIRQLQMARFNGKSWELFGDVLGE from the coding sequence ATGCCGGCAAGACAATTCGACTTCGTCCGTGGAGCTGCCGCGCTGATTGCGGTCCTGGGTGCCGCGTCTGTCGCGTTGGCCGGTAACTACGATACCGGCGCGACCGACACGACGATCAAGCTCGGGCAGACCATGCCCTATTCGGGGCCGGCCTCGGCCTATTCGGCGATCGGCCGCGCCGAAATCGCCTACTTCAAGATGCTCAACGAAAAGGGCGGCATCAACGGCCGCAAGGTCGAGCTCCTCAGCATGGACGATGCCTATTCGCCGGCGAAGACCGTCGAGCAGGTGCGGCGTCTCGCCGAGAGCGACGAGGTCTTCGCGATGTTCTCGATGCTCGGCACCGGCCCGAACATCGCGGCGCAAAAATATCTCAATGCCAAGAAGATCCCGCAGCTGTTCCCGTCGAGTGGCGCCAGCCGCTGGAACGATCCGCAGCATTTCCCCTGGACCACGGGCTCGCAGCCGACCTACCGGACCGAGGGGCGGCTCTACGCCAAGTGGATCCTGGCGAACAAGCCCGACGCCAAGATCGCCGTCATCACGCCGGATGAGGATCCCGGCCGCGACTATCTCGCGGGCTTCAAGCAAGGGTTAGGGGAGCACGTCAGTCAGATCGTGTCCGAGGCCGTCTACGAGACGACCGATCCGACCGTCGATTCCCAGATTGTCAAGTTCAAGGCCGCCGGTGCCGACGTGCTGTTCAACGAGTGCACGCCGAAATTCGCGGCGCAGGCGATCAAGAAGGCGGCTGAGCTCGGCTGGAAGCCGCAGATCATTCTTCCGGCCGTCTCCAATTCCGTCGGCTCGGTGCTGGTGCCTGCGGGACTGGAAAATTCCGTCGGCATCGTCACCGGCGCATTCCAGAAGGATCCCGGCGATCCGCGCTGGGCCGACGATCCCGGCATGAAGGCCTGGCGCGAATGGATGAAGACCTACAATTCCGGCGCCGATCCCGCCGACATCTTCAACGTCACCGGTTACACCATGGCGCAGATGATGGAGCTGGTGCTGCAACGTGCCGGCAATGACCTCACGCGCGCCAATCTGATGAAGCAGGCGCAGTCGTTCAGGGATGTCGAGCTGCCGATGCTGTTGCCGGGCATCAAGCTCAACACCTCCGCCGAGCAGGTCACGCCGATCCGGCAATTGCAGATGGCCCGCTTCAACGGCAAGTCCTGGGAGCTGTTCGGCGACGTGCTTGGCGAATAG
- a CDS encoding CaiB/BaiF CoA transferase family protein has protein sequence MTTPTGPLSGIRVLDLTSVLFGPYAAQMLGDWGADVIKIEPPTGDTWRYTGVFRNRGMSGQFMAVNRNKRSLALDLKHPDGKAALARLIPTVDALVTNVRPAAMARLGFGYEACAKLNPRLIYAAATGFGQDGPWAARPAFDEIIQAASGLASSIGSDEEPEFIPSLVGDKICAMAMVGAVSAALFRRERSGQGQFVEVPMLETIAGFNSIEMLGGHAFDPPIGPTGYKRMKNRRPVRTKDGWLTMLPYSGDNWCAFFEAVGRPELIEELGVRDPVLRSQNIDKVYDRMSEIGPTRTTAEWEELLLRLDVPHTAFARLTEIGDQPHLAAVGLFADIDHPTEGRIRQARPATKFSESPAGIHRMAPRLGEHSREVLREAGMSDAEIEALITNKAIGAP, from the coding sequence ATGACGACACCGACCGGTCCTCTCAGCGGCATCCGTGTTCTCGATCTGACGAGCGTGCTGTTCGGTCCCTATGCGGCGCAGATGCTCGGCGATTGGGGCGCAGATGTCATCAAGATCGAGCCGCCGACGGGCGACACTTGGCGCTATACCGGCGTGTTCCGGAACCGCGGCATGAGCGGCCAGTTCATGGCGGTCAACCGCAACAAGCGCAGCCTCGCGCTCGACCTGAAGCATCCGGACGGCAAGGCGGCGCTGGCCAGGCTGATCCCGACGGTCGATGCGCTCGTCACCAATGTGCGTCCCGCCGCGATGGCGCGGCTCGGCTTCGGCTATGAGGCCTGCGCAAAACTCAATCCGCGGCTGATCTATGCCGCGGCGACCGGGTTTGGGCAGGACGGCCCGTGGGCGGCACGTCCCGCCTTCGACGAGATCATTCAGGCGGCCTCGGGGCTCGCATCGTCGATCGGATCGGACGAGGAGCCGGAATTCATCCCGAGCCTCGTCGGCGACAAGATCTGTGCGATGGCGATGGTCGGCGCGGTGTCCGCCGCGCTGTTCCGGCGCGAGCGCAGCGGGCAGGGCCAGTTCGTCGAAGTGCCGATGCTGGAGACGATCGCGGGCTTCAACAGCATCGAGATGCTGGGCGGACACGCCTTCGATCCGCCGATCGGCCCGACCGGGTACAAGCGGATGAAGAATCGGCGCCCGGTGCGGACCAAGGACGGCTGGCTGACGATGCTGCCCTATTCGGGGGACAATTGGTGCGCCTTCTTCGAGGCCGTCGGCCGCCCAGAGCTGATCGAAGAGCTCGGCGTGCGCGATCCCGTGCTGCGCTCGCAGAACATCGACAAGGTCTACGATCGCATGAGCGAGATCGGGCCGACCCGCACCACGGCCGAGTGGGAGGAATTGCTGCTGCGGCTCGACGTGCCCCACACGGCTTTTGCGCGGCTGACCGAGATCGGCGATCAGCCGCACCTTGCGGCCGTCGGATTGTTTGCCGACATCGATCACCCGACCGAAGGTCGCATTCGCCAGGCGCGGCCTGCGACGAAATTCTCCGAAAGCCCGGCCGGCATTCACCGCATGGCGCCGCGCCTCGGCGAGCATTCGCGCGAGGTGTTGCGCGAAGCTGGGATGAGTGACGCGGAAATTGAAGCGCTGATTACGAACAAGGCGATTGGCGCGCCGTAG
- the pstS gene encoding phosphate ABC transporter substrate-binding protein PstS yields the protein MMKHFRLPIVLAALVVVTQSFAAETTGAGSTFVSPVMAKWIDIYKAKTGNTVSYQAVGSSIGVGLIKKAAVDFGTTDMPLDPKQLEKLGLIQFPIVIGGVVPVVNVDGVKPGQMHFTGEVLAGIYLGRLKAWNDPAIRAINPDLKLPNAPITVVHRVDGSGTTFNWSNYLSKVSPQWKTSVGEGTAVEWPVGLGGKGNDGVASLVSLVPGSIGYLEYAYALQRLDKISFGVVQNSAGHFVVPDAASFQAAASSADWTADRDFHLVLTNAPGEDAYPITATTFVLMPKQPKSPERSAAAIDFIRWSLENGKSQAETLNYVPLPPTLIEQVEMYWQQSFGPATMTASAAGRR from the coding sequence ATGATGAAACATTTCAGGCTCCCGATCGTCCTCGCCGCTCTGGTCGTCGTCACGCAAAGTTTCGCTGCCGAGACCACAGGTGCAGGCTCAACCTTCGTTTCGCCCGTGATGGCGAAATGGATCGACATCTACAAGGCGAAGACCGGCAACACCGTCAGCTATCAGGCGGTGGGATCAAGCATCGGCGTCGGCCTGATCAAGAAGGCCGCCGTTGATTTCGGCACAACCGACATGCCACTGGATCCAAAACAGCTGGAAAAGCTCGGCTTGATCCAGTTTCCGATCGTGATCGGCGGCGTCGTTCCGGTCGTCAACGTCGACGGCGTGAAGCCGGGCCAGATGCACTTCACCGGCGAGGTGCTCGCCGGCATCTATCTCGGCAGGCTCAAGGCCTGGAATGATCCGGCCATTCGCGCCATCAATCCGGATCTCAAGCTGCCGAACGCGCCGATCACCGTCGTGCATCGCGTCGACGGCTCCGGCACGACGTTCAACTGGTCGAACTATCTGTCCAAGGTCAGCCCGCAATGGAAGACGAGCGTCGGCGAAGGCACCGCGGTCGAGTGGCCGGTCGGGCTCGGCGGCAAGGGCAATGACGGCGTCGCCTCCCTCGTGAGCCTCGTGCCCGGCTCGATCGGGTATCTCGAATATGCCTATGCGCTGCAACGGCTCGACAAGATCTCGTTCGGCGTGGTGCAGAACAGCGCCGGTCATTTCGTCGTCCCCGACGCGGCATCGTTCCAGGCCGCAGCCTCAAGCGCGGACTGGACGGCGGACAGGGACTTCCATCTCGTCCTCACCAACGCGCCGGGCGAGGATGCCTATCCGATCACGGCCACGACCTTCGTGCTGATGCCGAAGCAGCCGAAATCTCCGGAACGGTCCGCGGCGGCCATCGACTTCATTCGCTGGTCGCTGGAGAACGGCAAGTCGCAGGCCGAAACGCTCAACTACGTTCCGCTGCCGCCGACCTTGATCGAGCAGGTCGAGATGTACTGGCAGCAGAGCTTTGGACCGGCGACCATGACGGCGTCAGCCGCCGGCAGGCGGTAA
- a CDS encoding ABC transporter ATP-binding protein yields the protein MLEVRDLHAYYGKSHILQGVDLDVGAGEVVSLLGRNGVGRSTTVKAIMGEVAPQGTVRFKGKDIAGLPSYRIARLGLGYVPEHRDIFPSLTVRQNLLLGVKDTRRPGKWRLQDMLDMFPNLAARADTAAGVLSGGEKQMLTTCRTLMGDPDLIMIDEPTEGLAPLIVQQVGDLIARIAQAGVAILLVEQKLSIAMRISKRVYIMGHGRVVFEGTPDELKANAAVRQEWLEV from the coding sequence ATGCTCGAGGTCAGGGATCTCCACGCCTATTACGGCAAGAGCCACATTCTCCAGGGCGTCGATCTCGACGTCGGCGCCGGCGAAGTCGTGAGCCTGCTCGGCCGCAACGGTGTCGGCCGCTCCACCACGGTCAAGGCGATCATGGGCGAGGTCGCCCCGCAAGGCACGGTCCGCTTCAAGGGCAAGGACATCGCCGGCCTTCCCAGCTACAGGATCGCGCGCCTCGGGCTCGGCTATGTGCCCGAGCATCGCGACATCTTCCCGAGCCTGACGGTCCGGCAGAATCTGCTGCTCGGCGTCAAGGACACGCGCCGCCCCGGCAAATGGCGGCTTCAGGACATGCTCGACATGTTCCCCAATCTCGCTGCGCGCGCCGACACCGCCGCGGGCGTGCTGTCGGGCGGCGAGAAGCAGATGCTGACGACCTGCCGGACGCTGATGGGCGATCCCGACCTGATCATGATCGACGAGCCGACCGAAGGCCTCGCGCCGCTGATCGTGCAGCAGGTCGGCGATCTCATCGCCCGTATCGCACAGGCCGGCGTCGCCATTCTCCTCGTCGAGCAGAAGCTGTCGATCGCGATGCGCATCTCGAAGCGCGTCTACATCATGGGCCACGGCCGCGTGGTGTTCGAGGGCACGCCGGATGAGCTCAAGGCCAATGCCGCCGTACGGCAGGAATGGCTCGAAGTCTGA